A single Mercenaria mercenaria strain notata chromosome 9, MADL_Memer_1, whole genome shotgun sequence DNA region contains:
- the LOC123547252 gene encoding uncharacterized protein LOC123547252 isoform X2, whose product MTLQLLTVPTKLNALSLKLGYDADIQNNINRISAKTSTAANSFKATMTNEGSQVLVNKSMLMTSLSPSDVKITNMKSSLNAATRALQANKKQVISLQTDIHSNVESCRGRKTAHESELTTKRTRISTIRSEIESLETSIQAHDTEASTVENGAAELDKRAHDIRQAARRKRKRAGLGGIIGGVVGVVFAPFTGGASLALATAAAGINAGININDADDCDRNARRLRDEAATKRNHVQTLRSKKASLDGQKASLESEIAKLQNSTDKLNEASRVLQEVTDFLRRSINDIDNVLNVFQNMDTAMAEALLQTDSFKIIQNAFAQQPEKLGSRAQVYLDQLKGKWTQLETVLLQHGAKSISC is encoded by the exons ATGACACTG CAACTACTGACAGTTCCGACAAAACTGAATGCCCTATCATTGAAATTGGGCTACGATGCTGATATCCAGAACAATATCAACAGGATTTCGGCAAAAACCAGTACTGCTGCAAACTCCTTTAAAGCAACCATGACTAACGAAGGAAGTCAGGTTTTAGTCAATAAATCAATGTTAATGACGTCATTGTCTCCAAGTGACGTCAAAATCACAAATATGAAGAGTTCATTGAACGCTGCAACACGAGCGTTGCAAGCAAATAAGAAGCAGGTCATCAGTCTTCAGACAGATATTCACAGCAACGTCGAATCATGTAGAGGACGGAAGACAGCGCATGAATCAGAACTGACCACAAAGCGTACAAGAATATCAACCATTCGGTCTGAAATAGAAAGTCTAGAAACCAGTATACAGGCACATGATACCGAGGCTTCTACTGTAGAAAATGGAGCAGCAGAATTAGACAAAAGGGCTCATGATATTAGACAGGCTGCTAGGAGGAAACGAAAGAGAGCTGGACTCGGGGGCATCATTGGTGGAGTTGTTGGTGTGGTGTTCGCGCCATTTACAG GTGGAGCCAGTCTAGCACTGGCGACAGCTGCTGCGGGTATTAACGCGGGGATCAACATCAATGATGCTGATGATTGCGACAGAAATGCTAGACGTCTTCGGGATGAGGCAGCAACAAAGAGAAACCATGTTCAAACACTACGGTCGAAGAAAGCCTCTCTTGATGGCCAAAAAGCATCACTGGAATCTGAAATTGCAAAATTGCAGAACAGCACAG ataaACTAAATGAAGCATCACGAGTTCTGCAGGAAGTGACTGATTTCCTACGTAGGTCAATAAATGATATTGACAATGTCCTGAACGTTTTCCAG AACATGGACACTGCAATGGCTGAAGCTTTACTACAGACAGATTCATTTAAGATTATCCAGAACGCATTTGCACAACAACCGGAAAAACTTGGCTCTCGTGCACAAGTTTACCTGGATCAACTTAAG gGAAAATGGACACAACTTGAGACTGTACTTTTGCAACATGGTGCCAAAAGCATTTCATGTTAG
- the LOC123547252 gene encoding uncharacterized protein LOC123547252 isoform X3 yields the protein MTLQLLTVPTKLNALSLKLGYDADIQNNINRISAKTSTAANSFKATMTNEGSQVLVNKSMLMTSLSPSDVKITNMKSSLNAATRALQANKKQVISLQTDIHSNVESCRGRKTAHESELTTKRTRISTIRSEIESLETSIQAHDTEASTVENGAAELDKRAHDIRQAARRKRKRAGLGGIIGGVVGVVFAPFTGGASLALATAAAGINAGININDADDCDRNARRLRDEAATKRNHVQTLRSKKASLDGQKASLESEIAKLQNSTDKLNEASRVLQEVTDFLRRSINDIDNVLNVFQNMDTAMAEALLQTDSFKIIQNAFAQQPEKLGSRAQVYLDQLKGKWTQLETVLLQHGAKSISC from the exons ATGACTCTG CAACTACTGACAGTTCCGACAAAACTGAATGCCCTATCATTGAAATTGGGCTACGATGCTGATATCCAGAACAATATCAACAGGATTTCGGCAAAAACCAGTACTGCTGCAAACTCCTTTAAAGCAACCATGACTAACGAAGGAAGTCAGGTTTTAGTCAATAAATCAATGTTAATGACGTCATTGTCTCCAAGTGACGTCAAAATCACAAATATGAAGAGTTCATTGAACGCTGCAACACGAGCGTTGCAAGCAAATAAGAAGCAGGTCATCAGTCTTCAGACAGATATTCACAGCAACGTCGAATCATGTAGAGGACGGAAGACAGCGCATGAATCAGAACTGACCACAAAGCGTACAAGAATATCAACCATTCGGTCTGAAATAGAAAGTCTAGAAACCAGTATACAGGCACATGATACCGAGGCTTCTACTGTAGAAAATGGAGCAGCAGAATTAGACAAAAGGGCTCATGATATTAGACAGGCTGCTAGGAGGAAACGAAAGAGAGCTGGACTCGGGGGCATCATTGGTGGAGTTGTTGGTGTGGTGTTCGCGCCATTTACAG GTGGAGCCAGTCTAGCACTGGCGACAGCTGCTGCGGGTATTAACGCGGGGATCAACATCAATGATGCTGATGATTGCGACAGAAATGCTAGACGTCTTCGGGATGAGGCAGCAACAAAGAGAAACCATGTTCAAACACTACGGTCGAAGAAAGCCTCTCTTGATGGCCAAAAAGCATCACTGGAATCTGAAATTGCAAAATTGCAGAACAGCACAG ataaACTAAATGAAGCATCACGAGTTCTGCAGGAAGTGACTGATTTCCTACGTAGGTCAATAAATGATATTGACAATGTCCTGAACGTTTTCCAG AACATGGACACTGCAATGGCTGAAGCTTTACTACAGACAGATTCATTTAAGATTATCCAGAACGCATTTGCACAACAACCGGAAAAACTTGGCTCTCGTGCACAAGTTTACCTGGATCAACTTAAG gGAAAATGGACACAACTTGAGACTGTACTTTTGCAACATGGTGCCAAAAGCATTTCATGTTAG
- the LOC123547253 gene encoding ADP-ribosylation factor 1-like translates to MGNSLFKRLFGKKEVRILFMGLDAAGKTTTLYTLKLGEVVTTIPTIGFNVETLHFKNVDITAWDVGGRDKIRPLYRHYYQNTQGLVYVLDSNDTERVNDALDELFTVLKDDELRGIPVLVLANKQDMSGALKPEEIIYKLQDEKCMHDRQWKVFGACAIDSKDNGLYEAFDWFSNELVTNEKNRIASGLLYGADADKKNEKTGENAAKDSKPFYSSFVESLKKMIS, encoded by the exons ATGGGGAACTCGCTGTTCAAACGTTTGTTTGGAAAGAAGGAAGTACGAATACTCTTCATGGGTCTTGACGCAGCAGGAAAGACGACTACACTTTATACACTAAAACTTGGCGAAGTCGTTACAACAATTCCCACCATCGGATTTAATGTTGAGACATTACACTTTAAAAATGTGGATATTACAGCTTGGGATGTCGGTGGGAGAGATAAAATTCGTCCTCTATACAGACATTATTACCAAAACACACAGGGGCTTGTGTATGTACTTGACAGCAACGACACAGAGAG AGTTAACGATGCGTTGGATGAGTTATTTACCGTACTTAAAGACGACGAATTGAGGGGGATCCCTGTTCTTGTTCTAGCTAACAAACAAGATATGTCAGGTGCCCTAAAACCGGAGGAGATAATATATAAGCTACAGGATGAAAAATGCATGCATGATAGACAATGGAAGGTGTTCGGCGCTTGCGCCATTGACAGCAAGGATAATGGCCTTTACGAAGCATTTGATTGGTTCTCAAATGAATTGGTGACGAATGAAAAAAACAGGATAGCATCCGGTCTATTATATGGAGCGGACGCAgacaaaaagaatgaaaaaactgGTGAAAATGCTGCGAAAGATTCGAAACCGTTCTATTCAAGTTTTGTTGAATCACTTAAAAAGATGATAAGTTAA
- the LOC123547252 gene encoding uncharacterized protein LOC123547252 isoform X1: MSLQLLTVPTKLNALSLKLGYDADIQNNINRISAKTSTAANSFKATMTNEGSQVLVNKSMLMTSLSPSDVKITNMKSSLNAATRALQANKKQVISLQTDIHSNVESCRGRKTAHESELTTKRTRISTIRSEIESLETSIQAHDTEASTVENGAAELDKRAHDIRQAARRKRKRAGLGGIIGGVVGVVFAPFTGGASLALATAAAGINAGININDADDCDRNARRLRDEAATKRNHVQTLRSKKASLDGQKASLESEIAKLQNSTDKLNEASRVLQEVTDFLRRSINDIDNVLNVFQNMDTAMAEALLQTDSFKIIQNAFAQQPEKLGSRAQVYLDQLKGKWTQLETVLLQHGAKSISC, translated from the exons ATGAGTCTT CAACTACTGACAGTTCCGACAAAACTGAATGCCCTATCATTGAAATTGGGCTACGATGCTGATATCCAGAACAATATCAACAGGATTTCGGCAAAAACCAGTACTGCTGCAAACTCCTTTAAAGCAACCATGACTAACGAAGGAAGTCAGGTTTTAGTCAATAAATCAATGTTAATGACGTCATTGTCTCCAAGTGACGTCAAAATCACAAATATGAAGAGTTCATTGAACGCTGCAACACGAGCGTTGCAAGCAAATAAGAAGCAGGTCATCAGTCTTCAGACAGATATTCACAGCAACGTCGAATCATGTAGAGGACGGAAGACAGCGCATGAATCAGAACTGACCACAAAGCGTACAAGAATATCAACCATTCGGTCTGAAATAGAAAGTCTAGAAACCAGTATACAGGCACATGATACCGAGGCTTCTACTGTAGAAAATGGAGCAGCAGAATTAGACAAAAGGGCTCATGATATTAGACAGGCTGCTAGGAGGAAACGAAAGAGAGCTGGACTCGGGGGCATCATTGGTGGAGTTGTTGGTGTGGTGTTCGCGCCATTTACAG GTGGAGCCAGTCTAGCACTGGCGACAGCTGCTGCGGGTATTAACGCGGGGATCAACATCAATGATGCTGATGATTGCGACAGAAATGCTAGACGTCTTCGGGATGAGGCAGCAACAAAGAGAAACCATGTTCAAACACTACGGTCGAAGAAAGCCTCTCTTGATGGCCAAAAAGCATCACTGGAATCTGAAATTGCAAAATTGCAGAACAGCACAG ataaACTAAATGAAGCATCACGAGTTCTGCAGGAAGTGACTGATTTCCTACGTAGGTCAATAAATGATATTGACAATGTCCTGAACGTTTTCCAG AACATGGACACTGCAATGGCTGAAGCTTTACTACAGACAGATTCATTTAAGATTATCCAGAACGCATTTGCACAACAACCGGAAAAACTTGGCTCTCGTGCACAAGTTTACCTGGATCAACTTAAG gGAAAATGGACACAACTTGAGACTGTACTTTTGCAACATGGTGCCAAAAGCATTTCATGTTAG